A stretch of DNA from Brevibacillus ruminantium:
TCCCCTTTTCGCACCAGGTAAGCATGACGGTCTACTTCACACCCTGCCTCTACTTCCTTGTCGTTAACATCCAGACAGCGCTGTCCATCCTCACCTGCCACCTGGCGGATATTGTCCATCAGAATGCAAATTTCTCCGCGGTAGCCGGCGTCCACGGTTCCGGGAGCGTTGCTGATCCGCAGCTTTGATTTGGCACTGATGCCTGAGCGAGGGCGCACCTGCAGCTCATATCCTTCCGGCAGGGCAAAGGCGAGTCCGGTCGGAATTTTCGCCGTCTCTCCGGGGCGGATAATCACATCCTCTACTGCAACCAGGTCGAAGCCGGCATCAAAAGCGCGCGCGTATTTGGGAATGACGGCGTCTGCATGAAGCCGTTTGATTTTTACGGGAGCCTCCAGCCGCTTGTTGATGGTTATTGTCATGGTTTGTCTCTCCTTCTTCATCAAGCTGGGCATGTGCTTGTTCTTACAAATCGCCCAGATTCAACCCGCTCGATTTGGTGTAGTTGGTCACTTTTTGCTCAAAAAAGTCTGTCTTGGTCTGATTCAGATTGGCAAAGCTGTCTACCCACTTCATCGGATGCTCCGTATGGTCGGGATACAGGATTTCCAGATCAAGTGCCTTCAGGCGCTGGTTCGCCAGATATTTGATATAGCGCTCCAGGATATCGTTGTTAATGCCGAGAATTTCGTTGTTCGTGACATATTGTCCCCAGCGAATTTCATGAGTAGCAGCCGTATGGAACATGCCTCTCAGCTCTTCCAGCAGCTCGGGCGTAAAGATCTCCGGGTTTTCCGCCCGCAGCTCGCGGAACATGTTTTGGAACAAGACCACATGGGTCAGCTCGTCCCTTTGAATATATTTGATCATGGTAGCGGTTCCGGTCATCTTTCCTTGGCGAGCCAGCGTGTAAAAGAAAGAGAATCCCGAGTAAAAATAGAGAGATTCCAACAAGTAGTTGGCAATGACCGTTTTGAGAAAATTGATATCGTTCGGATTGTCGACGAACTGTTGATAGAGGTCGGCAATAAATTTGTTCCGCTCCATCAAATGCTCATCGTTGCGCCATTCGTCGTAGATACTATCGCGCGTTTGCGGCGAGCAGACGGAATCCAGCACATAGCTGTAAGACTGGGCGTGAATCTCCTCCTGAAAGGTTTGGATATTCAAAAGGGAGCAAACCTCCGGCGCAGTTACATAATCCGAGATATTGGGCAGATTGACAGACTGCAGTGAGTCGAGAAAGTTGAGAAACGAGATCGTTTTATCAAAGGCTCTCCGCTCAGCCGGTGAAAGCGAGTCAAACTGCTTGGCATCATTAGCAAGCGGCACTTCCTCGGGAATCCAGAAATTGTTGAGCATCGTCCGATAGAGTTTGGCCGCCCACGGATACTTGATCCGGTTCCACTCCCGCAGATTGGTTGTATTTCCGCCGATCATCCGCTGTGTCCCGCGCTGTCCGTCTTCATTGAATAAACGCTTTTTTTCCAATT
This window harbors:
- the dut gene encoding dUTP diphosphatase; its protein translation is MTITINKRLEAPVKIKRLHADAVIPKYARAFDAGFDLVAVEDVIIRPGETAKIPTGLAFALPEGYELQVRPRSGISAKSKLRISNAPGTVDAGYRGEICILMDNIRQVAGEDGQRCLDVNDKEVEAGCEVDRHAYLVRKGDRIAQGVLAVVPIAVFEEVDELDETERGTGGFGSSGVQ
- a CDS encoding ribonucleotide-diphosphate reductase subunit beta, whose translation is MQLEKKRLFNEDGQRGTQRMIGGNTTNLREWNRIKYPWAAKLYRTMLNNFWIPEEVPLANDAKQFDSLSPAERRAFDKTISFLNFLDSLQSVNLPNISDYVTAPEVCSLLNIQTFQEEIHAQSYSYVLDSVCSPQTRDSIYDEWRNDEHLMERNKFIADLYQQFVDNPNDINFLKTVIANYLLESLYFYSGFSFFYTLARQGKMTGTATMIKYIQRDELTHVVLFQNMFRELRAENPEIFTPELLEELRGMFHTAATHEIRWGQYVTNNEILGINNDILERYIKYLANQRLKALDLEILYPDHTEHPMKWVDSFANLNQTKTDFFEQKVTNYTKSSGLNLGDL